The Montipora capricornis isolate CH-2021 chromosome 6, ASM3666992v2, whole genome shotgun sequence genome has a window encoding:
- the LOC138054494 gene encoding protein FAM228B-like: MSRRRRSASGRISVHTFGAVDELLKDNSKHELQKSHQRRANSASAIERPKLQAYNSEIRARSAKAVCPSDHTFRIQSWLNEKSVRNIQERTDFESRATKNMYTTLLNNENTFVKEVDRFIDDKAALDKQKKKMLFKKWSERVYSPVKEKINEEMTGPNYRSLDRRKRDIYKEYLDYSNRKGVVFLDVMSPEEYDPLILNANRPAPLKAITKKLDDPLISQGTTRLEEDRTVVRCVTGETFSDKTLEEMHLPPAPLVPLGRHGTECNTWLRMQLHDIDSGVRKRSGLRMKGTYNDSQLDYEEWSKLERNPETIDVELRSQKRRLFNEKHATTLQFDWPELPTIKQHSTYYSRIPNVLPFGTNFEYHPELRLNASY, from the exons ATGtctagaagaagaagaagcgcAAGTGGCCGTATTTCTGTTCATACATTTGGCGCAGTGGATGAACTTTTAAAGGACAATAGCAAACATGAACTTCAAAAA AGTCATCAGCGGAGGGCAAATTCGGCTTCCGCCATTGAACGACCGAAGCTCCAGGCGTATAATTCGGAAATAAGAGCTCGTAGTGCCAAGGCCGTTTGCCCCTCAGACCATACGTTTAGAATACAGAGTTGGTTGAACGAGAAATCTGTTAGAAACATTCAG GAAAGAACCGACTTCGAATCAAGGGCCACCAAAAATATGTATACGACTcttttaaataatgaaaacactTTCGTCAAG GAGGTAGACAGAttcattgatgacaaagcagcccttgataaacaaaagaagaagatGCTATTTAAAAAATGGAGTGAGCGAGTTTACAGCCCTGTTAAG GAAAAAATTAACGAAGAAATGACTGGTCCGAATTACAGAAGCTTGGACAGGAGAAAAAGAGATATCTACAAAGAATACCTTGATTATAGCAACAGAAAA GGAGTTGTTTTCCTTGATGTGATGTCCCCAGAGGAATATGATCCACTCATTCTTAATGCCAACAGACCAGCACCTTTGAAG GCAATTACTAAGAAATTAGATGATCCCCTAATATCGCAAGGAACCACAAGACTTGAAGAAGATCGCACAGTTGTGAGATGTGTCACAGGGGAGACATTCAGTGATAAGACATTAGAAGAAATGCATCTCCCTCCTGCACCACTTGTGCCACTAGGGCGACATGGCACGGAATGCAACACATGGCTTCGAATGCAACTGCATGATATTGACAGTGGTGTACGAAAGAGAAGTGG GTTGCGAATGAAAGGAACCTACAATGATTCTCAATTAGATTATGAAGAATGGAGTAAACTAGAGAGAAATCCAGAAACCATTGATGTTGAGCTGAGATCACAAAAGAGAAGATTGTTTAATGAAAAGCATGCCACCACACTCCAATTCGACTGGCCTGAGCTTCCAACTATCAAGCAACACTCTACATATTATTCAAGAATACCAAATGTATTGCCCTTTGGAACTAATTTCGAATATCACCCAGAACTGCGGCTAAATGCATCTTACTAA
- the LOC138054495 gene encoding profilin-4-like: MNQLQSLLHDSLIATGHIQNCAIIRRKDTSLRACTAGFSPSLDNIHALVHSFTNSSQARREGLKFQDTVYEVVRADRFSVYGKKYNSGIIVVRTATLLLVATYTPEMSPSICVEAVEKLADYFREKGK; this comes from the exons atgaatCAACTTCAAAGCCTTCTGCATGACTCACTGATAGCGACAGGTCACATCCAGAATTGCGCTATAATTCGTCGCAAGGACACATCTCTTCGAGCTTGTACTGCTGGATTTTCG CCCTCTTTAGACAATATCCATGCTTTGGTGCACTCCTTTACAAACAGTTCACAAGCCAGACGAGAAGGTTTGAAGTTTCAAGATACAGTTTATGAAGTTGTGAGGGCTGACAGATTCTCTGTCTATGGAAAGAAA TATAACAGTGGAATCATTGTAGTGCGGACTGCTACTTTACTGTTAGTGGCCACTTATACTCCTGAAATGAGTCCAAGCATTTGTGTTGAGGCTGTCGAGAAGTTAG CTGACTATTTCAGGGAGAAGGGAAAGTGA
- the LOC138054491 gene encoding chloride intracellular channel protein 1-like codes for MAEDSGLTLYVKASTIHDSDFGADVFAQRFMMMLVLKDVSVNISLVDAIKTSSMKKLPALQFGDMLLEDPAKIEEFLEKLQPPLASKNDEVNKCVWKGAGSAVYHKFCLFLKNTDPSTDERLKANLIEELRNLDTFLLSDSMPGKYLGGDSLLLPDCILLPKLLHIKTVSKVFKDFEIPEEFQAIHRYMDAASGKDGDPASPSVVAFTRTCPSDEIIADAWARSMNCRNPLKQKKKKPSTSES; via the exons ATGGCCGAAGATTCGGGTCTAACTCTATATGTTAAG GCCTCGACGATCCACGACAGTGATTTTGGCGCTGATGTATTTGCTCAGAGATTTATGATGATGCTTGTATTAAAAGATGTCTCAGTCAACATCAGTCTCGTGGATGCGATTAAGACCAGTAGTATGAAAAAGTTACCAGCCTTACAGTTCGGCGACATGCTGTTGGAAGACCCTGCTAAAATCGAAGAATTCCTTGAAAAGCTTCAACCCCCCCTTGCAAGCAAAAACGATGAAGTGAATAAGTGTGTGTGGAAAGGCGCTGGGAGTGCGGTTTATCATAAATTCTGCCTGTTTTTAAAAAACACTGACCCATCTACCGATGAGAGGTTAAAGGCGAACTTAATTGAAGAACTAAGGAATTTGGATACGTTCCTTCTTTCAGATAGCATGCCAGGGAAATATCTCGGCGGTGATTCTTTGCTTTTACCCGATTGCATCTTGTTACCCAAGCTTTTACACATTAAAACCGTGTCAAAGGTGTTCAAAGATTTTGAAATTCCTGAAGAATTTCAAGCCATTCACCGCTACATGGATGCAGCTTCAGGTAAAGATGGTGATCCTGCAAGCCCGAGCGTTGTGGCTTTCACGAGAACCTGCCCTTCCGATGAAATTATTGCGGATGCGTGGGCCCGCTCGATGAATTGTAGAAATCCgctaaaacagaagaaaaagaaaccttcTACCTCTGAGTCCTAA